A single genomic interval of Anopheles marshallii chromosome 2, idAnoMarsDA_429_01, whole genome shotgun sequence harbors:
- the LOC128707916 gene encoding condensin complex subunit 2, with product MTSTSTPLRKSNASRVFGTPQSIVREVANDDEAERRSRRSEVSINDSTSAVQENENINMCLKLYSDNKMSKENAWSLTIIDSFATLMARHSKSLQNFQVAGSTLEASTKVYGLRVDSVHTDVMRMCSELTRQTARAMNNNPEDENDEGADRQGSDLSMVEGADGSNKENNQTVTTQPKVKKKRTRNIVSTITKSKEAINGPLDTNPFMDPFFAKLNSVVGDVNSSSRLMQNIVPTKNAELRLGMDYPFWDPLQPPELDLDGMTETYDGLECSTLRFFPLGPGNLLRSLRSGYLITDAPAEDDEDDDDQRSNRTSLDAHMDDIEARDHGTSLVNRSALDVHFDINAEVEPVPSGDAFILDYDAKDIDGNDDFAEDDQLALEQCKGLRHKTVVIEDMKPLESFNAQLDYSYRPLDIISQFWAGPSHWKFKRTLRPRTTIAPSETASTASTNSKERVGQRKKRFELDTLDEVLSVNETLFQEYNPNRPNKGFTHLKSAICKKWESKKLKLPTDYHLDPNRFDVYKYARGITILNLCEVDVSNHAPSEEYNCDARDDQISCSNDTNDGGDNDMMMNHDDGEFHPMEHDNRPLEHGEKDKTMNASSIVDIISSEFHGAPDRVQKINIAYAKTAKVIDMKQLKYNCWRVISSHVQAEMGPPPTQNPSQPDVSLMSPTQSDDAKITFTTLYRKVPHLLSKTMSENISKSLAFYAVLHLANEKSLLLERQEDLNDFTIRKADV from the exons ATGACATCCACCAGTACACCTTTGCGGAAATCAAACGCATCGCGTGTGTTCGGTACTCCACAATCTATAGTACGAGAG GTGGCAAACGATGATGAAGCTGAACGAAGAAGCCGGCGTTCGGAAGTATCGATTAACGATTCTACAAGCGCCGTtcaggaaaatgaaaatattaatatgTGCTTGAAGCTATACTCTGACAAT AAAATGAGCAAGGAGAATGCCTGGTCGTTAACTATCATCGATAGTTTCGCTACGCTGATGGCCCGTCATTCGAAATCACTCCAGAACTTCCAGGTAGCGGGTTCAACGCTGGAAGCATCTACGAAAGTGTACGGACTCCGTGTCGATTCCGTGCATACGGACGTAATGCGCATGTGTTCCGAACTTACACGACAAACTGCGCGTGCTATGAACAACAATCCCgaggatgaaaatgatgaaggTGCTGATCGTCAGGGAAGTGATCTATCGATGGTGGAAGGAGCCGATGGAAGCAATAAGGAAAACAATCAGACTGTCACTACGCAGCCGAAAGTGAAGAAGAAGCGCACCCGTAACATAGTCAGTACGATAACGAAATCGAAGGAAGCGATCAATGGCCCACTGGACACGAACCCGTTTATGGATCCGTTTTTTGCAAAGCTGAACTCGGTCGTGGGCGATGTAAACAGTTCAAGCAGATTGATGCAAAATATCGTGCCGACGAAAAATGCTGAGCTGAGGCTTGGTATGGATTACCCTTTTTGGGATCCGTTGCAACCACCCGAGCTTGATTTGGATGGAATGACAGAAACGTACGACGGGTTAGAATGTAGCACACTCCGGTTCTTTCCACTAGGACCGGGAAATTTGCTACGATCATTACGCTCTGGTTATTTAATTACGGATGCACCAGCGgaagatgatgaggatgatgacgaTCAGCGCAGCAATCGAACCTCCCTGGATGCACATATGGACGATATAGAGGCACGAGACCATGGTACTTCGCTGGTGAATCGGTCTGCACTGGATGTGCACTTCGATATTAATGCCGAGGTGGAACCAGTACCGTCTGGGGATGCTTTTATACTCGATTACGATGCAAAAGATATTGACGGTAACGATGACTTTGCGGAAGATGATCAACTGGCCCTAGAACAGTGCAAGGGGTTAAGGCATAAAACGGTTGTTATCGAGGATATGAAGCCGCTAGAATCTTTTAACGCTCAGTTAGACTATTCATATCGTCCGCTGGACATAATATCTCAGTTTTGGGCCGGTCCATCGCACTGGAAGTTTAAGCGAACGTTGCGACCCCGTACGACTATCGCTCCAAGTGAAACAGCATCGACCGCCTCTACAAATTCAAAGGAACGGGTAGGGCAACGCAAGAAACGGTTCGAACTAGACACACTAGACGAGGTGTTGAGTGTGAATGAAACATTGTTCCAGGAGTATAACCCTAATCGGCCAAATAAGGGATTCACGCATCTGAAGAGCGCGATCTGCAAAAAATGGGAATCAAAAAAGCTTAAACTTCCCACCGATTATCATCTTGATCCGAATCGTTTCGACGTTTACAAATATGCCCGAGGTATAACTATACTGAATCTTTGCGAGGTAGACGTATCGAACCATGCCCCTTCGGAAGAGTACAACTGTGATGCCAGGGATGATCAGATATCGTGTAGCAACGATACG AATGATGGCGGTGACAATGACATGATGATGAACCACGATGATGGCGAGTTTCATCCTATGGAGCACGATAATCGACCACTCGAGCACGGCGAGAAAGATAAGACAATGAACGCTAGCTCGATTGTCGATATAATATCGTCCGAGTTTCATGGTGCACCGGACAGG GTTCAAAAGATCAATATAGCTTACGCTAAGACGGCCAAGGTAATCGACATGAAGCAGCTCAAGTACAACTGCTGGCGCGTGATCAGCTCACACGTACAGGCCGAAATGGGCCCACCGCCAACACAAAACCCCTCCCAACCGGATGTTAGTCTCATGTCACCAACACAATCCGATGATGCTAAGATCACATTCACCACCCTGTACCGTAAAGTACCTCATCTACTTAGCAAAACAATGagtgaaaacatttcaaaatcgtTAGCATTCTACGCCGTGCTGCATTTGGCAAACGAAAAATCTCTCCTACTTGAACGGCAGGaagatttgaatgattttactATAAGAAAAGCAGACGTGTGA